Part of the Falco cherrug isolate bFalChe1 chromosome 1, bFalChe1.pri, whole genome shotgun sequence genome, GAGGCTATTTAACTATCCTAACCCAGTCATGCTGTCAGATGGGCTGAATAACTTGTAATACTATCAAACTAGATAGTTTATGAAAGTAAGCGTCCTCTGTGAGATACATGAACATCTGTTTGCTGAAGATGTGTTTCCACGAATTAGCCAAGAAACAAATTCAAACGACACTTGCATACTTCTCTCCCACCAAAAGTGAGGAGATCAGTTTATCCATTTATCCCTCTCAAATGCGTCAAGTTTTAACAGCCCTCCTCCTTCTGGAGGCATTTTTCTATATATACAAACCAAATGTTCCTacagttaaaatacagaaataatatgTTGCCACAGGCTTGTAAGGTTTAGTTTTTAAAGTTAACCAGTTAAGGACTAGTGCAAACTTGTAACCATGCATCTTTACAAAAACAGGTTCCTGACACTATCGTTTTCTTATCCTCATCTCAACATTTCATCTGAAGTACAACACATTCAAGCACCAGCTAAGAAAGAATAACCATTATAGGACACACGAGAGCAATTTTACTAAGCTCTCATTATGGGAAAAACAACATTTATAGTAGTAAGAGCTCATAAACATACTAAAGCTACACTTTCCAATCTAATAAGAATAGAATATAGtatgttctttttaaatattaaagccAACACTTTCTATTAAAGGCAGagtaaaatacagcaagaaaacagcCAATCTAATGATaagaactgaaatgcaaacaaagaaTTATGCATCAGTTTGAAAAATACCACCCTGGTCCCCATTTTAATTCACGCCTCATTCATTTAATGCagggggagaaataaaaaaaaaataaaaaaaaccccaacaaacaaaccaaacaaaatggaaaaagaagtaatttgtcTGCTCACCTGGACACGTTTTCTGGAATGTACTCTAGAACTGGATACCCATCACTTCTTCTGGATGCCAACTCTGAATGCGACTTCCAGGTCTCCACTAGCGTGCTGACGGGAGGGAACGAGCTCAAGTGCTGGAACGCCTGCTCTCGAGCAACAGGCCGTGACAAAGATATCGTGCCTTGGGCACCGATCCTGTAGTGAAATGACTGTCCACCTGAATTTACACCCACAATGGCAGAGGATGGTATACTGTTTTCTTGGTAATAGCTGCCATCGTCAGGCTCCTGCTTAATTCCCACACGTAGGCCTGGATTTGGAAAACCGCTACCTTCACAGCTTCCATCAAATGAAGAAACAGGTGGTCCTAAAATCCCAGAAAGAGAGTAATAGTCTTTGTCatccataaaagaaaaatacgaGCCATCTGTAAATGGGAAAGGATTTACTGTTTGATTCCCTTTAAAAGAGGCACCAGAACATGGATGCTTGGCTGACTCTTGCTTCACTGGTACTGAAAAGGGGGAATCGGagtttattttgctgctgtcGCCAATGCATGCACTGCCGAACGAACCATCTGGCTCGGGTTTTATGAACTGAACAAGGTTCATCTGACTGTTGTTGGAGATGGCATTCTCCATTTCCTCCATCTTAGGAAACGCAAGCTCTTGAGCACCCTTGTCTTTTGTTTCTGGACTGGGAACAGTATCTTGGCTTCTGCTAGGTCCCGCCGGTGTGCCGGACGCTGGGAATCCCAGGGAGTTGTTTACGGGGCTACAGATGGACGATCCCACAGTGCTAACCGCTGGACTAGAACGAGTAGACCTATTATTGGCATTGGAAGGGCTGGCGATGGAGCTCCTCGAGTTCAGGTTCGCAGGACTGGACACAGAAGATCGCATAGTGATATTATTGGGACTCGAGACAGGAGATTTCACGCTGCAGTGGCTGGGAGGACTAGAAATCGGTGATTTCATGCTACTTATAGGGCTAGAAAGCGGAGACCCGACGTTGCTAACGTGCGCGGGACTGTGCAACATAGACCCCCTGTTTTCAATGTTCGGCGAGCGTGACAAGGGGGTTCCCTGGCCGATGGGGCTGTGCACGGCAAAGTTCCCAAAGTTAGCAGTAGTTGCGGACACAGAGTTAACTCCTGCAGGACTACACACTGAGGAAACCATGTTCTGAGGACTGCAGCCCGAAGGGCTTTTCTCTTGACACATGATAGGGCTTTTCACAATAGCATGCATGGCACCACCGTTCACAGCGTTCCCGGAGTCCGACATCAAAGACCTCAAGGGCCTGCTGGCGCTGTGGAGGGGAGAAGAGCAATGGCCGTTCTCCTTATAGAGCTTCACCAGCTGCTCCACGTTCTGGTAGATCTTTCCTGGGCTCCCCTGGTTCTGCTGATCGTAGGGGTAATCAGCATCTCGTATTGAATCCATATATAGACCCATGGATTCCGCCACTGTTGCCGACAGCTCCTTTGACTCCGTTTCGGTTTTGATGTCAGAGGGCAACAGACCAGGCTGACTGCTGTCTTGCTGCAGGCAGGCGAGCAGCTCgggcttttctttgctgtttccttgactgctgctgtttgcaaaagCACCGGCAGCGCAGCTTACATTCACAATCTCCATATAGTTACTGTCATCAGTCTGCTCTCCAGCACCTATAGAAGAATACTCCACAGACTGAGAAACTTGACCCCACCGTCTCTCCATATCTAAGCCTTCTGGGTAGCTGTGGTATCCTTTTGTCTCCATAACTAGCAAAGACATacacaaaaaagtaaaattaataagTGACAGGACAGCGTGACTTCCTAAGGAAATTTCCTAATTTCCTAAGGAAACAAGGCGTATCCGCTCACTCTGTccatcctcctgcctgcctgcctgccagtcCCGTTTCCCTGCGCCATCCATCACCTCTCAACCATTTGTCCAATTTCAATCAAACAGAGGGAAAAGGTCTCATGGATATGACAGCCCTACAGGTTCCAAGAGAAAACCACTCAGCACTTAGAGAAGACCCAAATTATCGCTCCCCTGCCCCGCCCCTGGAGCGGCTCGGCAATGTCAGCACAACCACCGCCTACCCTTGCCAGCCACAGCCCCGgggccagtgccagcagcactcCGCACCACCCCTCACCCAGGGACCCGggagggaaaaagggaagagggtagcaaggaaggagaggaaccAGAGAGGTCCTGAAAGGAGGACACGGCTGTGGCAGGCAGGACATCAACCCCATGGAAACTGCTCATCGCAGCCAAGGGCTGCTCTAGTCCTCCAAAAACCTTCCACTGCCGCGCTACAGGGACAGCAAAACAAGTGAGGCTGGTAGGCTACGGGGGGTTCTCTTCACCATCCAGCGTTAACACCGGGTGCTTTAGAAGGAAGCAGCAGTTCTGAGGGGCTGCGAGGCGACCTGCCTCTTCACAGCTATACAAACTGCTCGTACAGCCACTTGAGGAGACACAAAGGATAGGCTGAGTGGGAGGAGTAATGCAAAAGTTGAATGGGAAACGCTTCTGCCACAGAAGAACGGGATCAGATTAGGCAGGGAATGCCTGGCTATTAAATGGATCTGTAATTCTGCAAACCTCCATGGCAGCCAGCAAGAGGAAAtctaaagaaaaccaaacattgTTCTAAAGTAGACCCTAAGAAAACCTTCCCATCCCTGTCTTGAGGCAGGGAGCAAAATGCATGACCTAGCCTCCATTATTCTGAAAATCACATATAAGtaacaacaatattttttttctttaaaggaactGGCTCATTAGAACTGCAGAAACTCAAGTGCCAATAGTTACAAGTATTAcgaagatattttttcctttcagaatatATTAGTTTTCCAGTATTTAATTTGGTGTTTAATCCCTTAACACTACTTAAAAACGCTATTTTAAgcaaaattataaaaacaaagcaaaacaaaacccttaaAATGAATGACTCCAATACTTCTTTGCCCTTACTTACTATAACTATGGCCCTACGCCTACATTCCCCTCAAGCACAAATTTTATTAGAACATCATCATGTGTAGCAAATCACATTCCTATAGTCGAAAATTTTCAGACAGAAGTGCCCACTTTCACATAAAGTCACTCCCAGATAATCACCTACCCCTGATTTAAGTGCAGAGCAAGCCTAATTCCTAGAGAAATCAATTGCAGCTGTGAGTGACCAGCATTTCTAAACCCAGGAAACTTAGTTAAGGCTTAAAATTAGCACGTAAGTGAATTTTAACCCTCAgaaccagcagcagagccattGCATACCAGGAAATCTCAGTTATAGGCCTAATGTTACACCGGTGCATAAGCTTTGTAGTGACTTCTCCCACAGCAGCAAGTTTCAAACTTCACACATAATCAATAGGTGAGCACACTTTAAaactccagaaaataaaaatctgggtcacgcaaaggaaaaaagatacatGAAAATGCCCTGGTCCTGCACGTCTAGAGAGGCGCTGTCTAATAAATATATCCAAGAGGCTCAAAAACCAGCAGAGAGATTATTTGTGGCCTGATATAAGTTTGGTTTAAAATGACATTATAAATTTGTAAGaatgcaacagcaaaaagatTTTTGGAGAGTGCTGGTTTCTGACACCTCTTAGCGCCTCGGTGGATACTAGAACTGAATAATCATCTCATGGGCTGCTGATAGCATACgggtttgctttccttcttcttcttttacACAGAACTTATAACAACTTGACGAGCATGTTTATCCGCGGTACCCACACTTCACCTACTGCACAGACATGCCTTTTCACTAACTTTCACTATGCAAATCCGACTGTGGGCTAAACCATCCACCGACCACAGAAGCCGAGTCCTGTTCCATACCAGAACCGAGACCATCACCATACGATATTTTGCAGAATAAAGCTCGTATTGTAAGCACAGCAGTTTTTccagacacccccaccccacaagAAGCACTCGAGTCACATATTTCACCCCCAAACATATCAACAAATACAGCCCTCTGCAGTACACATCTCCAATCAATCAGGCATGAAACCAGTTTCGCAGcaacagacaaataaaaaatcaaatggTACCTGGTATCCCTGCAACCAAAAGGTCACCTAGCTACAGGAAAACCCGAAGGAAAGCCAGGTTCATAAATACGAAAACGATGGCTCAAGCAACCACACGATTCTTATTTCTGGGTGTTtgcaaacaaaattttcttGAAGTTTCACCGCCTGCCAGCCGCTTCACCGACACAAAACTGCCCACGGGACCCGAGTTGCATCCTCAGAGATGGGCTGGGGCTTCCCCGCGATGTGCAAGGCGGGCAGCCGGGGGGGTGGCCCGGGCGCTCCGtccccgcacacacacacacgcgtgTGCGCAGCCCCGCAGGCGGCGCGGACGCTTAtcgccctgcctgccctgggctcGGCGGGGCATCACCGCGGCGCCCGGGCACAGGGCACCGCTTTGCCCACCtaaccgccccccccccccccccccccgctttccTGCAGGTACAGTCCGGATTGTCACGCGTGGGGGAAGCGAGCAGCGGGCGGGAGCGAGCTATCTCGCAGGCGTCCGCCGGGGGTCGGCCTGAggcgggggggtgtgtggaatCCTGAGAGCCCCAAaccgccccgcccgccgcccggaCCCCCAAGCGATGCGGAACAGCGCTTTTTTTCCGCGCAAACGCcgttccccaccccccacagcGGAGAGGCTCTGGGTGACATCGtgacaccccccctccccgcacaCGGAGGACacggagggggggggggggcccggtGCCGAGCCACGAAGTGccccgcccccctgccccccccccccagtgcgGGTCAGGGTCAGGAGcggcgcccccctccccgccgccccggc contains:
- the NR3C2 gene encoding mineralocorticoid receptor isoform X1, yielding MSLLVMETKGYHSYPEGLDMERRWGQVSQSVEYSSIGAGEQTDDSNYMEIVNVSCAAGAFANSSSQGNSKEKPELLACLQQDSSQPGLLPSDIKTETESKELSATVAESMGLYMDSIRDADYPYDQQNQGSPGKIYQNVEQLVKLYKENGHCSSPLHSASRPLRSLMSDSGNAVNGGAMHAIVKSPIMCQEKSPSGCSPQNMVSSVCSPAGVNSVSATTANFGNFAVHSPIGQGTPLSRSPNIENRGSMLHSPAHVSNVGSPLSSPISSMKSPISSPPSHCSVKSPVSSPNNITMRSSVSSPANLNSRSSIASPSNANNRSTRSSPAVSTVGSSICSPVNNSLGFPASGTPAGPSRSQDTVPSPETKDKGAQELAFPKMEEMENAISNNSQMNLVQFIKPEPDGSFGSACIGDSSKINSDSPFSVPVKQESAKHPCSGASFKGNQTVNPFPFTDGSYFSFMDDKDYYSLSGILGPPVSSFDGSCEGSGFPNPGLRVGIKQEPDDGSYYQENSIPSSAIVGVNSGGQSFHYRIGAQGTISLSRPVAREQAFQHLSSFPPVSTLVETWKSHSELASRRSDGYPVLEYIPENVSSSSLRSVSTGSSRPSKVCLVCGDEASGCHYGVVTCGSCKVFFKRAVEGQHNYLCAGRNDCIIDKIRRKNCPACRLQKCLQAGMNLGARKSKKLGKLKGMHEEQPQQRQQPPPQSPEEGTTYIAPMTEPSVNTALVPHMSAISPALTPSPVKILESIEPEIVYAGYDSSKPDTAEYLLSTLNRLAGKQMIQVVKWAKILPGFRNLPLEDQITLIQYSWMCLSSFALSWRSYKHTNSQFLYFAPDLIFDEERMRQSAMFELCQGMHQISLQFVRLQLSFEEYTIMKVLLLLSTVPKDGLKSQAAFEEMRANYIKELKKMVTKCPSNSGQSWQRFYQLTKLLDSMHDLVSDLLEFCFYTFRESQALKVEFPAMLVEIISDQLPKVESGNAKPLYFHRK
- the NR3C2 gene encoding mineralocorticoid receptor isoform X2; this translates as METKGYHSYPEGLDMERRWGQVSQSVEYSSIGAGEQTDDSNYMEIVNVSCAAGAFANSSSQGNSKEKPELLACLQQDSSQPGLLPSDIKTETESKELSATVAESMGLYMDSIRDADYPYDQQNQGSPGKIYQNVEQLVKLYKENGHCSSPLHSASRPLRSLMSDSGNAVNGGAMHAIVKSPIMCQEKSPSGCSPQNMVSSVCSPAGVNSVSATTANFGNFAVHSPIGQGTPLSRSPNIENRGSMLHSPAHVSNVGSPLSSPISSMKSPISSPPSHCSVKSPVSSPNNITMRSSVSSPANLNSRSSIASPSNANNRSTRSSPAVSTVGSSICSPVNNSLGFPASGTPAGPSRSQDTVPSPETKDKGAQELAFPKMEEMENAISNNSQMNLVQFIKPEPDGSFGSACIGDSSKINSDSPFSVPVKQESAKHPCSGASFKGNQTVNPFPFTDGSYFSFMDDKDYYSLSGILGPPVSSFDGSCEGSGFPNPGLRVGIKQEPDDGSYYQENSIPSSAIVGVNSGGQSFHYRIGAQGTISLSRPVAREQAFQHLSSFPPVSTLVETWKSHSELASRRSDGYPVLEYIPENVSSSSLRSVSTGSSRPSKVCLVCGDEASGCHYGVVTCGSCKVFFKRAVEGQHNYLCAGRNDCIIDKIRRKNCPACRLQKCLQAGMNLGARKSKKLGKLKGMHEEQPQQRQQPPPQSPEEGTTYIAPMTEPSVNTALVPHMSAISPALTPSPVKILESIEPEIVYAGYDSSKPDTAEYLLSTLNRLAGKQMIQVVKWAKILPGFRNLPLEDQITLIQYSWMCLSSFALSWRSYKHTNSQFLYFAPDLIFDEERMRQSAMFELCQGMHQISLQFVRLQLSFEEYTIMKVLLLLSTVPKDGLKSQAAFEEMRANYIKELKKMVTKCPSNSGQSWQRFYQLTKLLDSMHDLVSDLLEFCFYTFRESQALKVEFPAMLVEIISDQLPKVESGNAKPLYFHRK
- the NR3C2 gene encoding mineralocorticoid receptor isoform X3, whose product is METKGYHSYPEGLDMERRWGQVSQSVEYSSIGAGEQTDDSNYMEIVNVSCAAGAFANSSSQGNSKEKPELLACLQQDSSQPGLLPSDIKTETESKELSATVAESMGLYMDSIRDADYPYDQQNQGSPGKIYQNVEQLVKLYKENGHCSSPLHSASRPLRSLMSDSGNAVNGGAMHAIVKSPIMCQEKSPSGCSPQNMVSSVCSPAGVNSVSATTANFGNFAVHSPIGQGTPLSRSPNIENRGSMLHSPAHVSNVGSPLSSPISSMKSPISSPPSHCSVKSPVSSPNNITMRSSVSSPANLNSRSSIASPSNANNRSTRSSPAVSTVGSSICSPVNNSLGFPASGTPAGPSRSQDTVPSPETKDKGAQELAFPKMEEMENAISNNSQMNLVQFIKPEPDGSFGSACIGDSSKINSDSPFSVPVKQESAKHPCSGASFKGNQTVNPFPFTDGSYFSFMDDKDYYSLSGILGPPVSSFDGSCEGSGFPNPGLRVGIKQEPDDGSYYQENSIPSSAIVGVNSGGQSFHYRIGAQGTISLSRPVAREQAFQHLSSFPPVSTLVETWKSHSELASRRSDGYPVLEYIPENVSSSSLRSVSTGSSRPSKVCLVCGDEASGCHYGVVTCGSCKVFFKRAVEGQHNYLCAGRNDCIIDKIRRKNCPACRLQKCLQAGMNLGARKSKKLGKLKGMHEEQPQQRQQPPPQSPEEGTTYIAPMTEPSVNTALVPHMSAISPALTPSPVKILESIEPEIVYAGYDSSKPDTAEYLLSTLNRLAGKQMIQVVKWAKILPGFRNLPLEDQITLIQYSWMCLSSFALSWRSYKHTNSQFLYFAPDLIFDEERMRQSAMFELCQGMHQISLQFVRLQLSFEEYTIMKVLLLLSTAC